The genomic segment GCCCGTTCCATGGGCATCACGGTCGAGGGCTGAGCCTCCTCCCCCGTCTGACCTTTCTCAGTGGTAGGGCCAAGCGCTGGCCCGAACCACGACTCCATACCTGAACAAACCAGGAGCAGAAGTGAAGCGCAGCAAGACTCTCCGCGCTGCGGACGCCAAGATCGACCGGGAGAAGCTGTACGCCCCGCTCGAGGCCGTCCGTCTCGCCAAGGAGACCTCCTCGACCAAGTTCGACGGCACCGTCGAGGTCGCCATGCGTCTGGGTGTCGACCCGCGCAAGGCCGACCAGATGGTCCGCGGCACCGTGAACCTCCCGCACGGCACCGGCAAGACCGCCCGGGTCCTGGTCTTCGCGACCGGTGACCGTGCTGCGGCCGCGGAAGCCGCTGGGGCCGACATCGTCGGCGCCGACGAGCTCATCGACGAGGTCGCGAAGGGCCGCCTGGACTTCGACGCCGTCGTCGCCACCCCGGACCTCATGGGCAAGGTCGGCCGCCTCGGCCGCGTGCTCGGTCCGCGTGGTCTGATGCCGAACCCGAAGACCGGCACCGTGACCCCCGACGTCGTGAAGGCTGTCAACGACATCAAGGGCGGCAAGATCGAGTTCCGCGTCGACAAGCACTCGAACCTGCACTTCATCATCGGCAAGGTGTCCTTCGACGACACCAAGCTGGTGGAGAACTACGCCGCGGCCCTGGAGGAGATCCTCCGTCTGAAGCCGTCGGCCGCCAAGGGTCGCTACATCAAGAAGGCCGCCATCACCACCACGATGGGCCCCGGCATTCCGCTGGACTCGAACCGCACCCGCAACCTCCTCACCGAGGAGGACCCGGCCGCCGTCTGAATCTGACGGCAGCCGCGTCGCGTACGCGTTCTGTGGACGGGCCCCGCAACCTTTCGAGGTGCGGGGCCCGTCCTGTTTGTGTACGGACCTTTCGGATACGTGTGTCAGTGGTCTGCGCTAGCGTGCAGGCTCCATGAATGCCAAGGGGTGGGACAACATGAACAGCACGACCATGCGCCGTGCCGGTCTCTCGATCGCGGTGGTCGCCGCGCTGACCGGCCTCACGGCCTGCGGTTCGGGTGACTCCTCCGACAAGGCCGACGGCGGCGGCAAGGACGAGGGCGGCATCAAGCTCAGCCCCATAGCCGCCCTGCGCACCGTCGAGAAGTCGACCGACAAGGCGGACACCGCCCGGGTCGACGGCACGACGACCATGGGCTCGCTCAGCTCCATGGACATGAAGGGCGTCATGGGCTGGTCCGACGGCATCACGGGCAACGTGACGGTGACCTTCACCGGCGGCTCCCAGGCCCAGCAGATGAAGCAGCTGGGCACGACGGAGCTCGACTACCGCTATCTGAAGAACGGCTTCTACGCGAACATGGGGGACAGGTTCGCGTCCCAGGCGGGCGGCGGCAAGCACTGGGTCGAGTACGACTACGACACGCTGGCGGAGCTAAGCGGCGCCGCGGGCGAGGCCTTCCAGGACCAGATGCAGAACACCACCCCGAACCAGTCCGTGAAGATGCTGCTGGCCTCCGGCGACGTGAAGCGCGTCGGCACGGAGGACGTCCGCGGCAAGAAGGCGGTCCACTACTCGGGCAAGGTCGACGTCGCGGACTTCACCGCCAAGAGCGCGGACCTCGACGAAGACAAGATGGCCGAGCTGAAGAAGCAGTTCGAGCAGGCCGGCCTGAGCACCGAGACGATCGACATCTGGGTGGACGAGGACGACCTGCTGGTCAAGAAGAGCGAGAAGGGTGAGACGAAGAACGGCACCTTCTCGCAGACGGCCTACTACAGCGACTACGGCACCGAGCTGAACGTGGAGAAGCCGCCTGCGTCGGACACGATGAGCTTCAAGGACCTCATGAACAAGCAGCCCGCCGTATGACCGCTGCGCCGCTCGCCGGATAACTCCTGCGCTTCTCGACCCACCCCTCGGGTACTCTCGGTCACACAAACATGTGTCGATCATGTGTTCTTTGTTCCAGGGTGTGCCAAGGGGTGGGGTCATGACTGCAGGTGTCGTACGGGGACGCAGAGGGCGTCAGCGGGTGGCGGGGGCCGTGCTCAGCACCGCGCTGCTCTGTGTCGGCGCGGTGGCGTGCGGGGGCTCGGACGACAAGTCCGACAACGCTGCCGACTCGGGGAAGCCCCAGTCGCGCTCGCAGGTGACCGAGGTCATCACGGCCGCGTACAAGAAGACCTCGGCCGCCAAGTCGGCCAAGGTCAAGATGACGATGTCCACCCCGCCCGGTGAGATGGGCAAGGCCATGGGCGGCGCCGGTGAGATGAAGATGACCGGCGTCATGGGCTGGGACCCGACCGTCATGGACGTGACGGTCTCGGGCTCCGCGCTCACCGAGGGTGACCCGGAGGCTCCGGAGAAGATCCGGATGCTCTGGAGCGACAACGTCATGTACATGAACATGGGCGCCAAGGCGGCCAAGGACATGGGCGGCAAGCAGTGGGTCAAGATGGATCTCAACGCCATCATGGAGAAGGCCGGTGACGACAAGCTCGCCAAGCAGATGACCGGCGGCCTGGACAGCATGAACCAGGACCCGGCGCAGCAGCTCGCGATGCTTCTCGACTCCCCGAACCTGAAGCACCTGGGCTCCGCGCAGGTCAACGGCGAGCAGACCCAGCGCTACAAGGGCCGCCTCACCGTCAAGGAGATGGCGGAGTCCAACAAGGGCCTGAAGGACGTGCTCAGCAAGAGCGAGCGCGACCAGCTGTTCAAGAACATCGAGAAGTCGGGCATCAAGGGCTACGACACCGAGGTCTGGGTCAACGAGGACGACTACCCGGTCCGCATGGACATCGACATCAAGACCCCCGAGGGCACGGTGAAGACGTCGCAGACCTTCTCCGACTACGGCGCGGCGACCAAGGTGACGCCGCCGGCGGCCAAGGACACCTTCGACATGATGAAGATGTTCGAGGAGCTCGGAAAGCTCGGCGAGGACAGCAAGGGCGCCGGTTCGGACAGCGCCTTCTGACCGGATTTGCTTGACGCGGACCCGTTCGCGTACTCTTCCACAGAAGCCAAAGACCGCTGGTCGTTGCCGTGTTCTCGCAAGAGGGTGCGGTGGCCGAAGGATCCGCTGAAACGGCGGACGACCCGCGCAGGTGACTGTGGATGTGCTCCTGAATCGTCATGCGATTCGGTTGAGCTCACGCCCCGTGCGCCTGCGCCGGGGCGTTTCGTTTTGTCGGCCCCTTCTGAGCGGTCCTCATCACCCGGAAGGAGGCCGACGCTCTATGCCGACGCCCGACAAGGCTGCCGCGGTAGCCGAGCTCACGGACAAGTTCCGCAGCTCGAACGCCGCCGTGCTGACCGAGTACCGGGGTCTCACCGTGGCCCAGCTCAAGCAGCTGCGCCGTTCGCTCGGTGAGAACTCCGAGTACGCCGTGGTGAAGAACACGCTGACCAAGATTGCGGCCAACGAGGCCGGGATCAACACGCTCGACGACCTGTTCACGGGTCCGACGGCGGTTGCCTTCGTCACCGGTGACCCGGTGGAGTCGGCGAAGGGTCTTCGTGACTTCGCCAAGGAGAACCCGAACCTCGTCATCAAGGGCGGTGTCCTTGACGGCAAGGCGCTGTCCGCCGATGAGTTCAAGAAGCTCGCGGACCTCGAGTCCCGCGAGGTTCTGCTCGCCAAGCTGGCGGGCGCCATGAAGGGCAAGCAGTCGCAGGCTGCCGCGCTCTTCCAGGCGCTTCCCTCGAAGTTCGTCCGCACCGCGGAGGCGCTTCGTGCCAAGAAGGCCGAGCAGGGCGGTGCCGAGTAATTCGGCTCGCGCATTGATCGACGCCCGCTAGGGCGCCGGTCGCAGCGGGCCGAACGTACGCCCGCCTTCATATACACCCGGCACCAGCCGAATTAGTGGAAGGATCGCCCATCATGGCGAAGCTCAGCCAGGAAGACCTGCTTGCCCAGTTCGAGGAGCTCACGCTCATCGAGCTCGCCGAGTTCGTGAAGGCCTTCGAGGAGAAGTTCGACGTCACCGCCGCCGCTCCGGTCGCCGTTGCCGCCGGTGGCGCCGCTGCCGCCCCGGCCGAGGCCGAGGCCGAGCAGGACGAGTTCGACGTCATCCTCACGGGCGCCGGCGAGAAGAAGATCCAGGTCATCAAGGTCGTGCGCGAGCTCACCTCCCTGGGTCTCAAGGAGGCCAAGGACCTCGTCGACGGCACCCCGAAGCCGGTCCTCGAGAAGGTCGCCAAGGACGCCGCGGAGAAGGCCGCCGAGGCCCTCAAGGGCGCCGGCGCCTCCGTCGAGGTCAAGTGACCTCACGAGTCGTCTGACTCTCTTCCCCGTTCGTACGGCTGAGGCTGTAACGCACGGGTCGCCAAAGGCGATCACCCATGTGGGTGGTCGCCTTTCGGCGTTCACGGGCGCCCCGCGGAGGGTGCCTTGCGATGTCGGTCCCGGCGAGTATGGTGATCTTCGTTGTGCCCTCGGGACGGCCCGTGACGGTGACGATCTCTGAGTGATGTCGGGGCAGGGGGGCCTTGACGAACCGCACGCAGCGCGCAATTCTCAGGACGCGTCGTCACAACGATCCGGATCCGAGGCATGGATCGGCGGCGAAGAGGGCAGTATCGATGTGCATCGAGGGCGTGGCTTGCAGCAGGGGTTGAGAACAACGAGGGTCTTCAAAAACCCGCACTGGACATCAGTGGGCCGAGTGGCTACACTGACCCTTTGCGCTGCCTGTTAGCTGCCTCCTGCCCGTCACCAGGGGCATGCCCTCGCTTGAGCACTGTGGATCCGAACCTCCCTGACCTGGGATGTCCGTCTCTGTGTCCAGCCTGGGACCGGTACGCGCGTAGTGAGTCCGAGCCCTCGGAAGGACCCCCTCTTGGCCGCCTCGCGCACTGCCTCGACCGCGAATACGAACAACGGCGCCAGCACCGCCCCGCTGCGCATCTCCTTTGCAAAGATCAAGGAGCCCCTCGAGGTTCCGAACCTTCTTGCGCTGCAGACCGAGAGCTTTGACTGGCTGCTCGGCAATGACGCGTGGAAGGCTCGTGTCGAGGCGGCTCTGGAAAGCGGACAGGACGTCCCCACCAAGTCCGGTCTGGAGGAGATCTTCGAGGAGATCTCCCCGATCGAGGACTTCTCCGGGTCGATGTCCCTGACGTTCCGCGACCACCGTTTCGAGCCTCCGAAGAACTCGATCGACGAGTGCAAGGAGCGCGACTTCACGTTCGCCGCCCCGCTCTTCGTCACCGCCGAGTTCACCAACAACGAGACCGGCGAGATCAAGTCTCAGACGGTCTTCATGGGCGACTTCCCGCTCATGACGAACAAGGGCACCTTCGTCATCAACGGCACCGAGCGTGTCGTTGTGTCGCAGCTGGTCCGTTCGCCCGGTGTGTATTTCGATTCCTCGATCGACAAGACGTCCGACAAGGACATCTTCTCCGCCAAGATCATCCCGTCCCGGGGTGCCTGGCTGGAGATGGAGATCGACAAGCGCGACATGGTCGGTGTCCGCATCGACCGCAAGCGCAAGCAGTCGGTCACCGTTCTGCTCAAGGCTCTCGGTTGGACGACCGAGCAGATCCTCGAGGAGTTCGGCGAGTACGAGTCCATGCGCGCCACCCTGGAGAAGGACCACACCCAGGGCCAGGACGACGCGCTGCTCGACATCTACCGCAAGCTCCGTCCGGGCGAGCCGCCGACCCGTGAGGCCGCTCAGACGCTGCTCGAGAACCTCTACTTCAACCCGAAGCGCTACGACCTCGCGAAGGTCGGCCGCTACAAGGTCAACAAGAAGCTGGGTGCGGACGCTCCGCTCGACGCGGGCATCCTCACGGTCGAGGACATCATCGCCTCGATCAAGTACCTGGTGAAGCTGCACGCCGGTGAGACCGAGACCGTTGGCGACAGCGGCACGTCGATCGTCGTCGAGACCGACGACATCGACCACTTCGGCAACCGTCGTCTGCGCAACGTCGGCGAGCTCATCCAGAACCAGGTCCGCACGGGTCTGGCTCGTATGGAGCGCGTCGTCCGCGAGCGCATGACGACCCAGGACGTCGAGGCGATCACGCCGCAGACCCTGATCAACATTCGCCCGGTCGTGGCGTCGATCAAGGAATTCTTCGGCACCTCGCAGCTGTCGCAGTTCATGGACCAGAACAACCCGCTGTCGGGTCTGACGCACAAGCGTCGTCTCTCGGCGCTGGGTCCCGGTGGTCTGTCCCGTGAGCGGGCCGGCTTCGAGGTCCGTGACGTGCACCCGTCTCACTACGGCCGCATGTGCCCCATTGAGACGCCCGAAGGCCCGAACATCGGTCTGATCGGTTCGCTGGCTTCGTACGGCCGCGTCAACGCGTTCGGCTTCGTCGAGACGCCGTACCGCAAGGTCGTCGACGGCCAGGTCACCGACGACGTCGACTACCTGACGGCCGACGAGGAGGACCGCTTCGTCATCGCGCAGGCCAACGCCCCGCTGACGGACGACCTCCACTTCGCCGAGGCCCGCGTCCTGATCCGCCGTCGTGGCGGAGAGATCGACTACGTGCCCGGCACGGACGTCGACTACATGGACGTCTCGCCGCGCCAGATGGTGTCGGTCGCGACCGCGATGATCCCCTTCCTGGAGCACGACGACGCCAACCGTGCCCTCATGGGCGCGAACATGATGCGTCAGGCCGTGCCGCTGATCACCGCCGAGGCTCCCCTCGTCGGCACCGGCATGGAGTACCGCTGCGCGGTCGACGCCGGTGACGTGATCAAGGCCGAGAAGGCCGGTGTGGTCCAGGAGGTCTCCGCGGACTACGTCACGGTGACCAACGACGACGGCACGTACACCACGTACCGCATCGCCAAGTTCTCCCGGTCGAACCAGGGCACCTCCGTCAACCAGAAGGTTGTCGTCGACGAGGGCGCCCGCGTGATCGAGGGCCAGGTCCTGGCCGACGGTCCCGCGACCGAAGAGGGCGAGATGGCCCTCGGCAAGAACCTGCTCGTGGCGTTCATGCCGTGGGAGGGTCACAACTACGAGGACGCGATCATCCTGTCGCAGCGCCTCGTGCAGGACGACGTCCTCTCCTCGATCCACATCGAGGAGCACGAGGTCGACGCCCGTGACACCAAGCTCGGCCCGGAGGAGATCACCCGGGACATCCCGAACGTCTCCGAAGAGGTCCTCGCCGACCTCGACGAGCGCGGCATCATCCGTATCGGTGCCGAGGTCGTCGCCGGCGACATCCTCGTCGGCAAGGTCACGCCCAAGGGTGAGACCGAGCTGACGCCGGAGGAGCGCCTGCTCCGCGCGATCTTCGGTGAGAAGGCGCGCGAGGTCCGTGACACCTCCCTGAAGGTGCCGCACGGCGAGATCGGCAAGGTCATCGGCGTCCGCGTCTTCGACCGTGAAGAGGGCGACGAGCTGCCGCCGGGCGTGAACCAGCTGGTTCGTGTCTACGTGGCGCAGAAGCGCAAGATCACGGACGGCGACAAGCTGGCCGGCCGTCACGGCAACAAGGGTGTCATCTCGAAGATCCTTCCGATCGAGGACATGCCGTTCCTCGAGGACGGAACTCCGGTCGACATCATCCTGAACCCGCTGGGTGTGCCGTCCCGAATGAACCCGGGACAGGTCCTGGAGATCCACCTCGGCTGGCTCGCCAGCCGCGGCTGGGACGTCTCCGGCCTCGCGGACGAGTGGGCGCAGCGCCTGCAGGCCATCGGCGCCGACCAGGTCGACCCCGGCACGAACGTCGCCACCCCCGTCTTCGACGGTGCGCGTGAGGACGAGCTCGCCGGTCTGCTGCAGCACACCATCCCGAACCGCGACGGCGAGCGCATGGTGCTCCCGTCCGGCAAGGCGCAGCTGTTCGACGGCCGCTCCGGCGAGCCGTTCCCGGACCCGATCTCGGTCGGGTACATGTACATCCTCAAGCTGCACCACCTGGTCGACGACAAGCTCCACGCTCGTTCGACCGGTCCGTACTCGATGATCACCCAGCAGCCGCTGGGTGGTAAGGCACAGTTCGGTGGCCAGCGCTTCGGTGAGATGGAGGTGTGGGCGCTGGAGGCATACGGCGCCGCGTACGCCCTCCAGGAGCTGCTGACGATCAAGTCCGACGACGTGACCGGCCGCGTGAAGGTCTACGAGGCCATCGTCAAGGGCGAGAACATCCCCGAGCCCGGCATTCCCGAGTCCTTCAAGGTGCTCATCAAGGAAATGCAGTCCCTGTGCCTCAACGTGGAGGTGCTGTCCTCGGACGGCATGTCCATCGAGATGCGCGACACCGACGAGGACGTCTTCCGCGCGGCGGAGGAGCTCGGCATCGACCTGTCCCGGCGCGAGCCGAGCAGCGTCGAAGAGGTCTGACGGGTTGGCCGGCCGGATCGCGTATCCGGCCGGCTCTCCCCGGACCCGTTCAGACCATGATTGAGACTCGACCCCGAAAGAGGGATTGACGACAAAGTGCTCGACGTCAACTTCTTCGACGAGCTGCGGATCGGCCTTGCCACCGCGGACGACATCCGACAGTGGTCCCACGGCGAGGTCAAGAAGCCGGAGACCATCAACTACCGCACCCTGAAGCCCGAGAAGGACGGACTCTTCTGCGAGAAGATCTTCGGTCCGACCCGGGACTGGGAGTGCTACTGCGGCAAGTACAAGCGTGTCCGCTTCAAGGGCATCATCTGTGAGCGCTGCGGCGTCGAGGTCACTCGCGCCAAGGTGCGTCGTGAGCGGATGGGCCACATTGAGCTGGCCGCCCCTGTCACGCACATCTGGTACTTCAAGGGCGTCCCGTCGCGCCTCGGCTACCTGCTCGACCTCGCCCCGAAGGACCTCGAGAAGGTCATCTACTTCGCGGCGTACATGATCACGTTCGTGGACGAGGAGCGTCGCACCCGCGACCTGCCGTCCCTGGAGGCGCACGTCTCCGTCGAGCGTCAGCAGATCGAGAACCGTCGCGACTCCGACCTGGAGGCCCGCGCCAAGAAGCTCGAGACCGACCTGGCCGAGCTCGAGGCCGAGGGTGCCAAGGCCGACGTGCGCCGCAAGGTGCGCGAGGGCGCCGAGCGTGAGATGAAGCAGCTGCGCGACCGTGCGCAGCGCGAGATCGACCGTCTCGACGAGGTGTGGAACCGCTTCAAGAACCTCAAGGTCCAGGACCTCGAGGGCGACGAGCTGCTCTACCGCGAGCTGCGTGACCGCTTCGGCACGTACTTCGACGGCTCGATGGGTGCCGCGGCGCTGCAGAAGCGCCTGGAGTCCTTCGACCTCGACGAGGAGGCCGAGCGCCTCCGCGAGATCATCCGTACCGGCAAGGGCCAGAAGAAGACCCGTGCGCTCAAGCGCCTCAAGGTCGTCTCCGCGTTCCTGCAGACCAGCAACAGCCCCAAGGGCATGGTGCTGGACTGCGTGCCGGTCATCCCGCCGGACCTGCGTCCGATGGTGCAGCTGGACGGTGGCCGCTTCGCGACCTCCGACCTGAACGACCTGTACCGCCGCGTGATCAACCGCAACAACCGCCTGAAGCGCCTTCTCGACCTCGGTGCGCCCGAGATCATCGTGAACAACGAGAAGCGCATGCTCCAGGAGGCCGTCGACGCGCTCTTCGACAACGGCCGTCGTGGTCGCCCGGTGACGGGCCCCGGCAACCGTCCGCTGAAGTCGCTGTCCGACATGCTCAAGGGCAAGCAGGGTCGATTCCGTCAGAACCTGCTCGGCAAGCGTGTGGACTACTCCGCGCGTTCCGTGATCGTCGTCGGTCCGCAGCTGAAGCTGCACCAGTGTGGTCTGCCGAAGGCCATGGCGCTGGAGCTCTTCAAGCCGTTCGTGATGAAGCGCCTGGTCGACCTGAACCACGCGCAGAACATCAAGAGCGCCAAGCGGATGGTCGAGCGCGGCCGCACGGTCGTGTACGACGTCCTCGAAGAGGTCATCGCCGAGCACCCGGTTCTGCTGAACCGTGCGCCCACGCTGCACCGCCTCGGCATCCAGGCCTTCGAGCCGCAGCTGGTCGAGGGCAAGGCCATTCAGATCCACCCGCTCGTCTGCACCGCGTTCAACGCGGACTTCGACGGTGACCAGATGGCCGTGCACCTGCCGCTCTCCGCGGAGGCGCAGGCCGAGGCCCGCATCCTGATGCTGTCCTCGAACAACATCCTCAAGCCGGCCGACGGCCGTCCGGTCACGATGCCGACCCAGGACATGGTCCTCGGTCTGTTCTTCCTGACCACCGACGGTGAGCTCCGTGACACCAAGGGCGAGGGCCGTGCGTTCGGCTCCACGGCCGAGGCGATCATGGCGTTCGACGCCGGTGAGCTCGCGCTGCAGTCGACCGTCGACATCCGCTTCCCGGTGGGCACCATCCCGCCGCGCGGCTGGACCCCGCCGGTCTCCGAGGCGGGCGACGACGGTGTCGAGGAGCGGCCGTACCAGCAGGGCGACAGCTTCCGGCTGCGTACGTCCCTGGGCCGCGCGCTCTTCAACGAGCTGCTGCCCGAGGACTACCCGTTCGTCGACTACTCGGTCGGCAAGAAGCAGCTCTCCGAGATCGTCAACGACCTCGCCGAGCGCTACCCCAAGGTCATCGTGGCGGCGACGCTCGACAACCTGAAGGCGGCGGGCTTCTACTGGGCGACCCGTTCCGGCGTCACCGTGGCCATCTCCGACGTCGTGGTCCCCGCGGCCAAGAAGGAGATCGTCGCGGGCTACGAGGCCCAGGACGAGAAGGTCCAGAAGCAGTACGAGCGCGGTCTGATCACCAAGGACGAGCGCACGCAGGAGCTCATCGCGATCTGGACCAAGGCGACCAACGAGGTTGCCGAGGCGATGAACGCGAACTTCCCGAAGACGAACCCCATCTTCATGATGGTTGACTCGGGTGCCCGAGGAAACATGATGCAGATGCGTCAGATCGCCGGTATGCGTGGTCTGGTGTCGAACGCGAAGAACGAGACGATCCCGCGTCCGATCAAGGCCTCGTTCCGTGAGGGCCTGACCGTTCTCGAGTACTTCATCTCCACGCACGGTGCCCGTAAGGGTCTGGCGGACACGGCTCTCCGTACCGCCGACTCCGGTTACCTCACCCGTCGTCTGGTCGACGTCTCGCAGGACGTCATCATTCGCGAGGAGGACTGTGGCACCGAGCGCGGTCTGAAGCTCAAGATCGCGGTCAAGGGCGAGGACGGTGTGCTCCGCAAGACGGAGAACGTCGAGACCTCGGTCTACGCCCGCATGCTGGCCGAGGACGTCGTCATCGACGGCAAGGTCATCGCGCCGGCCAACGTCGACCTCGGTGACGTCCTCATCGACGCCCTGGTCGCCAACGGCGTCGAGGAGGTCAAGACCCGCTCGGTCCTGACCTGTGAGTCCGCGGTCGGCACCTGTGCCTTCTGCTACGGCCGTTCGCTCGCCACCGGCAAGCTGGTCGACATCGGTGAGGCGGTCGGCATCATCGCCGCCCAGTCCATCGGTGAGCCCGGCACGCAGCTGACGATGCGTACCTTCCACACCGGTGGTGTGGCCGGTGACGACATCACCCAGGGTCTGCCCCGTGTCGTCGAGCTCTTCGAGGCTCGTACGCCGAAGGGTGTCGCCCCGATCTCCGAGGCCGCGGGCCGTGTCCGCATCGAAGAGACGGAAAAGACCAAGAAGATCGTCGTCACCCCGGACGACGGCAGCGACGAGACGGCGTTCCCGATCTCGAAGCGTGCCAAGGTCCTGGTGCGCGAGGGCGACCACGTCGAGGTGGGCCAGAAGCTCACCTTCGGTGCGACGAACCCGCACGACGTGCTGCGGATCCTCGGTCAGCGCGCGGTCCAGGTCCACCTGGTCGGCGAGGTCCAGAAGGTCTACAACTCGCAGGGTGTGTCGATCCACGACAAGCACATCGAGATCATCATCCGGCAGATGCTGCGCCGTGTGACGATCATCGAGTCCGGCGACGCGGAGCTGCTGCCGGGCGAGCTCGTCGAGCGCTCGAAGTTCGAGACCGAGAACCGTCGTGTGGTCACGGAAGGCGGCCACCCGGCCTCCGGCCGTCCGCAGCTGATGGGTATCACCAAGGCCTCGCTGGCGACGGAATCCTGGCTGTCGGCCGCCTCCTTCCAGGAGACGACCCGAGTCCTGACGGATGCGGCGATCAACGCCAAGTCCGACAGCCTCATCGGCCTCAAGGAGAACGTCATCATCGGTAAGCTCATCCCGGCCGGTACGGGTCTGTCCCGCTACCGCAACATCCGGGTCGAGCCGACCGAGGAGGCCAAGGCCGCGATGTACTCGGCCGTCGGCTACGACGACATCGACTACTCCCCGTTCGGCACGGGCTCCGGCCAGGCCGTTCCGCTGGAGGACTACGACTACGGGCCGTACAACCAGTAGGTCCCATGTCTGCTGAAGGGCGTCCGCTTCCTTTGGGGGTGGGCGCCCTTCGGCGTTCGGTCTGGTGGCCCATGGCCGGGAGGCGCCCTTCACGCTGGTCTACGGGGCGTACGTGGCTGTTTCGTGCGCGAAGGGCGGGATGGGCCATCGATCGTGCCGGCGTTGGCTGTACCGCCGGTACTGGCACGCGTTCTGCGGAAGCAGTCCACAGGTATGTGCGGGCATGCCGGATCGGGCGGATGTCCAATTGATCAAGGACTTTCTGCGGCAGGCTTGATCTGCAGATGTCCGGCGTGTCGCCCCCCATCGCATTTGTTTTGACCAGACTCGATGAGGTAGGTACGCTCAGACCTTGTGCCTGGGGTGTGCCTGGGCTCGCGCGCGTGTCATCAGCCGCTGCGGGAGTCCGAGAAAGGCCACCGTAATCTGCGCCCCTTTCCGCCTTGCGGCGGGAGTCTGCAGCATTCGACACACCCGACCGCGTGGGTCGGCGACGTTCCGGGTTAGCTTTACTATTCGGCACACAGAAACCGGAGAAGTAGTGCCTACGATCCAGCAGCTGGTCCGTAAGGGCCGGCAGGACAAGGTCGAGAAGAACAAGACGCCCGCACTTGAGGGTTCGCCCCAGCGCCGTGGCGTCTGCACGCGTGTGTTCACGACCACCCCGAAGAAGCCGAACTCGGCCCTCCGTAAGGTCGCGCGTGTGCGTCTGACCTCCGGGATCGAGGTCACGGCCTACATTCCGGGTGAGGGACACAACCTGCAGGAGCACTCCATCGTGCTCGTGCGTGGTGGCCGTGTGAAGGACCTGCCTGGTGTTCGTTACAAGATCATCCGCGGTTCCCTCGACACCCAGGGTGTCAAGAACCGCAAGCAGGCCCGCAGCCGCTACGGCGCCAAGAAGGAGAAGTAAGAATGCCTCGTAAGGGCCCCGCCCCGAAGCGCCCGGTCATCATCGACCCGGTCTACGGTTCTCCTCTGGTGACCTCCCTCATCAACAAGGTGCTGCTGAACGGCAAGCGCTCCACCGCCGAGCGCATCGTGTACGGCGCCATGGAGGGCCTGCGCGAGAAGACCGGCAACGACCCGGTCATCACGCTGAAGCGCGCGCTCGAGAACATCAAGCCGACCCTCGAGGTCAAGTCCCGCCGTGTCGGTGGCGCGACCTACCAGGTCCCGATCGAGGTCAAG from the Streptomyces venezuelae genome contains:
- the rpoB gene encoding DNA-directed RNA polymerase subunit beta; protein product: MAASRTASTANTNNGASTAPLRISFAKIKEPLEVPNLLALQTESFDWLLGNDAWKARVEAALESGQDVPTKSGLEEIFEEISPIEDFSGSMSLTFRDHRFEPPKNSIDECKERDFTFAAPLFVTAEFTNNETGEIKSQTVFMGDFPLMTNKGTFVINGTERVVVSQLVRSPGVYFDSSIDKTSDKDIFSAKIIPSRGAWLEMEIDKRDMVGVRIDRKRKQSVTVLLKALGWTTEQILEEFGEYESMRATLEKDHTQGQDDALLDIYRKLRPGEPPTREAAQTLLENLYFNPKRYDLAKVGRYKVNKKLGADAPLDAGILTVEDIIASIKYLVKLHAGETETVGDSGTSIVVETDDIDHFGNRRLRNVGELIQNQVRTGLARMERVVRERMTTQDVEAITPQTLINIRPVVASIKEFFGTSQLSQFMDQNNPLSGLTHKRRLSALGPGGLSRERAGFEVRDVHPSHYGRMCPIETPEGPNIGLIGSLASYGRVNAFGFVETPYRKVVDGQVTDDVDYLTADEEDRFVIAQANAPLTDDLHFAEARVLIRRRGGEIDYVPGTDVDYMDVSPRQMVSVATAMIPFLEHDDANRALMGANMMRQAVPLITAEAPLVGTGMEYRCAVDAGDVIKAEKAGVVQEVSADYVTVTNDDGTYTTYRIAKFSRSNQGTSVNQKVVVDEGARVIEGQVLADGPATEEGEMALGKNLLVAFMPWEGHNYEDAIILSQRLVQDDVLSSIHIEEHEVDARDTKLGPEEITRDIPNVSEEVLADLDERGIIRIGAEVVAGDILVGKVTPKGETELTPEERLLRAIFGEKAREVRDTSLKVPHGEIGKVIGVRVFDREEGDELPPGVNQLVRVYVAQKRKITDGDKLAGRHGNKGVISKILPIEDMPFLEDGTPVDIILNPLGVPSRMNPGQVLEIHLGWLASRGWDVSGLADEWAQRLQAIGADQVDPGTNVATPVFDGAREDELAGLLQHTIPNRDGERMVLPSGKAQLFDGRSGEPFPDPISVGYMYILKLHHLVDDKLHARSTGPYSMITQQPLGGKAQFGGQRFGEMEVWALEAYGAAYALQELLTIKSDDVTGRVKVYEAIVKGENIPEPGIPESFKVLIKEMQSLCLNVEVLSSDGMSIEMRDTDEDVFRAAEELGIDLSRREPSSVEEV
- the rplL gene encoding 50S ribosomal protein L7/L12 → MAKLSQEDLLAQFEELTLIELAEFVKAFEEKFDVTAAAPVAVAAGGAAAAPAEAEAEQDEFDVILTGAGEKKIQVIKVVRELTSLGLKEAKDLVDGTPKPVLEKVAKDAAEKAAEALKGAGASVEVK
- the rplJ gene encoding 50S ribosomal protein L10, with the translated sequence MPTPDKAAAVAELTDKFRSSNAAVLTEYRGLTVAQLKQLRRSLGENSEYAVVKNTLTKIAANEAGINTLDDLFTGPTAVAFVTGDPVESAKGLRDFAKENPNLVIKGGVLDGKALSADEFKKLADLESREVLLAKLAGAMKGKQSQAAALFQALPSKFVRTAEALRAKKAEQGGAE
- the rplA gene encoding 50S ribosomal protein L1; amino-acid sequence: MKRSKTLRAADAKIDREKLYAPLEAVRLAKETSSTKFDGTVEVAMRLGVDPRKADQMVRGTVNLPHGTGKTARVLVFATGDRAAAAEAAGADIVGADELIDEVAKGRLDFDAVVATPDLMGKVGRLGRVLGPRGLMPNPKTGTVTPDVVKAVNDIKGGKIEFRVDKHSNLHFIIGKVSFDDTKLVENYAAALEEILRLKPSAAKGRYIKKAAITTTMGPGIPLDSNRTRNLLTEEDPAAV